In Piliocolobus tephrosceles isolate RC106 chromosome 10, ASM277652v3, whole genome shotgun sequence, a single window of DNA contains:
- the C3AR1 gene encoding C3a anaphylatoxin chemotactic receptor, producing MAPFPAETNSTDLLSQRWNGSPVILSMVILSLTFLLGLPGNGLVLWVAGLKMQRTVNAVWFLHLTLADLLCCLSLPFSLAHLALQGQWPYGRFLCKLIPSIIVLNMFASVFLLTAITLDRCLVVFKPIWCQNHRNVGTACTICGCIWVVAFVMCIPVFVYREIFTTDNHSRCGYKFGLSGSLDYLDFYGNPLENRSLENIVQLPGEMNDRLDPSSSQANDHPWTVTTVFQPQTFQRPSVDSLARDSASHNLYSNVFKPAGAASPQIPNGFPIEGHKTSPLDNSDAFLSTHLKLNPSAASNSLYEYELPQDFQDYYSSGQFTYQVSTPLVAITITRLVVGFLLPSVIMIACYSFIVLRMQRGCFAKSQGKTFRVAVVVVTVFLVCWAPYHISGVLSLFIDPETPLGKTLMSWDHVFIALASANSCFNPFLYALLGKDFRKKARQSIQSILEAAFSEELTHSTHCSSNNVFSERNSISTTV from the coding sequence ATGGCGCCTTTCCCTGCTGAGACCAATTCAACTGACCTACTCTCACAGCGGTGGAATGGGTCCCCAGTAATTCTCTCCATGGTCATTCTCAGCCTTACTTTTTTACTGGGATTGCCAGGCAATGGGCTGGTGCTGTGGGTGGCTGGCCTGAAGATGCAGCGTACAGTCAACGCAGTTTGGTTCCTCCACCTCACCTTGGCGGACCTTCTCTGCTGCCTCTCCTTGCCCTTCTCGCTGGCTCACTTGGCTCTCCAGGGACAGTGGCCCTACGGCAGATTTCTATGCAAGCTCATCCCCTCCATCATTGTCCTCAACATGTTTGCCAGTGTCTTCCTGCTTACTGCCATTACCCTGGACCGCTGTCTTGTGGTATTCAAGCCAATCTGGTGTCAGAATCATCGCAACGTAGGGACGGCCTGCACTATCTGTGGATGTATCTGGGTGGTGGCTTTTGTGATGTGCATCCCCGTGTTCGTGTACCGGGAAATCTTCACTACAGACAACCATAGTAGATGTGGCTACAAATTTGGTCTCTCCGGCTCATTAGATTATCTAGACTTTTATGGAAATCCACTAGAAAACAGGTCTCTTGAAAATATTGTTCAGCTGCCTGGAGAAATGAATGATAGGTTAGATCCTTCCTCTTCCCAAGCAAATGATCATCCTTGGACAGTCACCACTGTCTTCCAACCTCAAACGTTTCAAAGACCTTCTGTGGATTCACTCGCTAGGGACTCTGCTAGTCACAATCTGTATTCTAATGTATTTAAACCTGCCGGTGCGGCCTCACCTCAAATCCCCAATGGGTTTCCTATTGAAGGTCACAAAACTAGCCCACTGGATAACTCTGATGCTTTTCTCTCTACTCATTTAAAGCTGAACCCTAGTGCTGCTAGCAATTCCTTATACGAGTATGAGCTACCACAAGATTTCCAGGATTATTACAGTTCAGGCCAATTCACATATCAAGTATCAACACCCCTCGTGGCAATAACCATCACTAGGCTAGTGGTGGGTTTCCTGCTGCCCTCTGTTATCATGATAGCCTGTTACAGCTTCATTGTCCTCCGAATGCAAAGGGGCTGCTTCGCCAAGTCTCAGGGCAAAACCTTTCGAGTGGCCGTGGTGGTGGTGACTGTCTTTCTTGTCTGCTGGGCTCCATACCACATTTCTGGAGTCCTGTCATTGTTTATTGACCCAGAAACTCCCTTGGGGAAAACTCTGATGTCCTGGGATCATGTATTCATTGCTCTAGCATCTGCCAATAGTTGCTTTAATCCCTTCCTTTATGCCCTCTTGGGGAAAGATTTTAGGAAGAAAGCAAGGCAGTCCATTCAGAGCATTCTGGAGGCAGCCTTCAGTGAGGAGCTCACACATTCTACCCACTGTTCCTCAAACAATGTCTTTTCAGAGAGAAATAGTATTAGTACAACTGTGTGA